A single genomic interval of Fibrobacter sp. UWB13 harbors:
- a CDS encoding AAA family ATPase — protein sequence MENGKKILNDFVKSKFADQNELKKALFQAGVAALDEGWTFMDATFQLGGKARDEGLSADDVEKILRNAFSEEKRRTEREAEQKAAAQAAAQPAQAPQAQAAQAQPGMAPGYAAMGPTVISPISATMMQQMIALGLDNQSLELLQNFKIDPEALSIPWPAPDWRKDFAKLLAATFKPDETVEFKISNTPSGSREIVSKIIAQDEALKKIMKQLDGPDGALLTINAVKGGADATDESWHYRYVVVDNPKMTLAKQLAYYKALNLPCAALVNTGANSVQAWIKIEAHDQEEYKERVDFLFQTLESQGFKVDDGNRNPNQMVRMPGVLRNGKQQYLIALEQGAKNFTDWREWAEYSLDGKPLVELASDSEEAPKKDPCIIENVLRAGEFFLFTAPPKSGKSLALMDMALSICHGEDWLGNTTNENDVLYINLELTKSVFLNRLFLLGEKRNLQPNTPKFGFLNLRGTALTPLEIAQLIAKRIQGAKKLENHDYKVVVIDPISAVLHNPKSSRLSGSPHQILMQMVDSIIALTGCAVVTSTNFNEYPYLESRADSVISLTPVEGSLNTYQIKGSFREFPKTLARECSWIYPRFVV from the coding sequence ATGGAAAACGGAAAGAAAATTCTTAACGACTTCGTAAAGAGCAAATTCGCCGACCAGAATGAACTGAAGAAGGCTTTGTTCCAAGCAGGCGTTGCCGCGCTTGACGAAGGCTGGACGTTCATGGACGCCACATTCCAGCTCGGCGGCAAAGCTCGCGACGAGGGGCTCTCGGCAGACGATGTCGAGAAGATTTTGCGCAACGCCTTCTCTGAAGAAAAACGCCGTACCGAACGCGAAGCCGAACAAAAAGCGGCCGCACAAGCCGCAGCGCAACCCGCACAAGCTCCACAGGCCCAAGCAGCCCAAGCCCAGCCGGGCATGGCTCCAGGCTACGCCGCCATGGGCCCAACCGTCATCTCGCCCATTTCAGCAACGATGATGCAGCAGATGATTGCGCTCGGTCTCGACAACCAGTCTCTTGAGCTGTTGCAGAACTTCAAAATTGACCCCGAAGCGCTCTCGATTCCATGGCCCGCCCCTGACTGGCGCAAAGACTTTGCAAAGCTCTTAGCAGCAACGTTCAAACCCGACGAAACTGTTGAATTCAAAATTTCGAACACGCCTTCGGGTTCTCGCGAAATCGTCTCAAAGATTATCGCACAAGACGAAGCGCTCAAGAAAATCATGAAGCAGCTCGACGGTCCGGACGGAGCGCTCCTCACGATTAACGCTGTGAAAGGCGGCGCCGATGCCACCGACGAAAGCTGGCATTACCGTTACGTTGTCGTAGACAACCCGAAGATGACGCTCGCCAAACAGCTCGCTTACTACAAGGCCTTGAACCTCCCCTGCGCCGCCCTTGTGAACACGGGCGCAAACTCCGTGCAGGCGTGGATCAAGATTGAAGCGCACGACCAGGAAGAATACAAGGAACGCGTAGACTTCCTTTTCCAGACGCTTGAATCGCAAGGCTTTAAAGTCGATGACGGAAACCGCAACCCAAACCAGATGGTCCGCATGCCAGGCGTGCTCCGCAACGGCAAGCAGCAGTACCTCATCGCTTTGGAACAAGGTGCCAAGAACTTCACGGATTGGCGCGAATGGGCGGAATACTCTCTCGACGGAAAACCGCTCGTAGAACTTGCAAGCGATAGCGAAGAAGCTCCGAAAAAAGATCCTTGCATTATTGAAAACGTGCTCCGCGCTGGCGAATTTTTCTTGTTCACAGCCCCGCCGAAAAGCGGAAAATCGCTTGCGCTCATGGACATGGCGCTTTCCATATGCCACGGCGAAGACTGGCTTGGCAACACGACAAACGAAAACGATGTTCTGTACATCAACTTGGAACTCACCAAGTCCGTGTTCCTGAACCGTCTCTTTTTGCTTGGCGAAAAGCGCAATCTCCAGCCTAACACGCCCAAATTCGGTTTCTTAAACCTCCGCGGCACAGCGCTAACACCGCTCGAAATCGCACAGCTTATCGCGAAGCGCATTCAAGGCGCCAAGAAGCTCGAAAATCACGATTACAAGGTCGTCGTAATCGACCCGATTTCTGCCGTTTTGCACAACCCGAAGTCTTCAAGACTCAGTGGCTCCCCGCACCAGATTTTGATGCAGATGGTCGATTCGATTATCGCCCTCACGGGTTGCGCCGTCGTAACTTCCACGAATTTCAACGAATACCCCTACCTTGAATCCCGCGCCGATAGCGTCATTTCGCTCACGCCGGTTGAAGGTAGTCTGAACACGTACCAGATTAAAGGTTCGTTCCGCGAATTCCCGAAGACACTCGCCCGCGAATGCTCCTGGATTTATCCTAGATTTGTAGTTTAA
- a CDS encoding LysM peptidoglycan-binding domain-containing protein — protein MRFLKCASICLGLSALIASAYVVKKGDTLWDLSAEFLNDPFAWPDLWENNRHIEDPHWIYPGDSIYLGDGIDEGYRLPKTRPCEAAVADSNLPKGIKSVGCDEKDARSGEFENMLGNLRDKDKKHKKKKLADTYLYKKRPAPKIFNGYYQILAPEIYTLDSIKKDKRFFSIRSGEKKEPIIHIPESEVVVGIGRKTNADLKKGDLVEILDARAIEVPANKGKSYDNFALVRLTGYAKITAIGDTLSRAKIVQSFREIKLDHAKARLKQPLNILNVTGYTAVPEAKIEEMAMLRYTMDPMLIIGAYAYVMVDKGTKQGYNTGDAIAIWEEDKSDAGLPPRLLGRGIIARATDNESTVLVREVYSNSRRIEVGHKVSITHQANLAQ, from the coding sequence ATGCGATTTTTAAAATGTGCTTCGATCTGTCTTGGTCTTTCAGCTCTGATTGCATCTGCCTATGTGGTCAAAAAAGGCGATACCCTCTGGGACTTGAGTGCCGAATTTTTAAACGATCCGTTCGCATGGCCGGACCTCTGGGAAAATAACAGGCACATTGAAGACCCGCACTGGATTTATCCGGGCGACTCCATTTATTTAGGCGATGGCATCGATGAAGGTTACCGCCTCCCGAAAACAAGACCGTGCGAAGCCGCAGTCGCCGATTCCAACTTGCCGAAGGGGATCAAATCCGTAGGCTGTGACGAAAAAGACGCCCGCAGTGGTGAATTCGAAAACATGCTCGGGAATCTCCGCGACAAGGACAAGAAGCACAAGAAGAAAAAACTTGCCGACACTTACCTTTATAAAAAGCGTCCGGCACCGAAGATTTTCAACGGCTACTACCAGATTCTCGCCCCCGAAATCTATACGCTCGATTCCATCAAAAAGGACAAGAGATTCTTCTCTATCCGCTCTGGAGAAAAAAAGGAACCGATTATCCACATTCCGGAATCAGAAGTTGTCGTAGGCATCGGACGTAAAACGAACGCCGACCTCAAGAAAGGTGACCTCGTCGAAATTCTTGACGCACGCGCTATCGAAGTGCCCGCAAACAAGGGCAAGAGCTATGATAACTTTGCATTGGTAAGGCTCACGGGATACGCAAAGATTACCGCTATTGGCGATACTCTTTCGAGAGCAAAGATTGTCCAAAGCTTTAGGGAAATCAAGCTCGACCATGCCAAGGCACGTTTAAAACAGCCGCTTAACATTTTGAACGTAACCGGCTACACCGCAGTCCCCGAAGCCAAGATCGAAGAAATGGCAATGCTTCGCTATACCATGGATCCGATGCTCATCATTGGCGCTTATGCCTATGTCATGGTAGACAAAGGTACCAAACAGGGATACAATACCGGCGATGCCATTGCCATCTGGGAAGAAGACAAGTCCGATGCAGGTCTCCCACCGAGACTCCTTGGACGCGGAATCATCGCAAGAGCTACCGACAACGAATCTACAGTTCTTGTTCGTGAAGTCTATTCGAACAGCCGCCGCATTGAAGTTGGCCACAAGGTTTCTATAACCCATCAAGCAAACTTGGCCCAGTGA
- a CDS encoding cell wall metabolism sensor histidine kinase WalK, translating into MRISRSNLLFLSFFAGGIVLPTAILSFLSVRNIQNEAFLAQKNFSESVATFREECESTISKEQSKIFQEVKSASLYLYEQPHSLLDFGNATQFKTVNGIEAMFLYNNGTLIYPDISSKHFSKTSDYSNSIASPFEKMLFREEVNTAMPQPANLTRSARQLRFSFDSIDDQIQNILGLVRIAYKTKDYDEALRLLNILEEHPHQQGYLHSDLTRSVNLLHFEILVAQKKHKEAEDYTIAVLNQFLQSENIENLPSAKFFFETAFTQILSFENLSQEKREAFWNLRENFNRQLGYMDIFFSNKDIVQALLNKETTSKSGIDIMSDNKSTFIKMSYPILSGDQVVLAKVNIDEYRERMRSKLKTSAQGWKNIPYSITEGSDKTLILGHVSDSSAVMAQIILDKVISWNLTLYEKGLSEIKKETRKRMFLMYGLLSFSLITVLLGSIVMFRFLTQEHKLLAMKANFLSSISHELKTPLTSIKMFAEMMARGRVQKVEKVQEYSGLIGKEATRLENLIGAILNYTRMEHGKGGFHWEKLDFSACVQKVFDNVEDIGVEKGLLFHTKLEPNLFVIGDYTALYSLVQNLIENAIKYTNAPGDITITVAPDEDRVVFSVADTGIGIPSSEQKNIFNDFYRVGDEMTRSTKGSGLGLAIVKRVAETHKATISLTSKPGKGSTFTVRFKKAE; encoded by the coding sequence ATGCGGATATCTCGTAGCAACCTTCTTTTTCTTTCCTTTTTTGCAGGAGGAATTGTCTTACCGACGGCAATCCTCTCGTTCTTGAGTGTAAGGAACATCCAGAACGAAGCTTTTCTTGCACAAAAGAACTTTAGCGAAAGTGTAGCGACATTCCGCGAAGAATGTGAATCGACCATCAGCAAAGAACAAAGCAAGATATTCCAGGAAGTCAAGTCCGCTTCGCTGTACCTTTACGAACAGCCGCATAGCCTACTCGACTTTGGAAATGCAACGCAGTTCAAGACAGTAAACGGCATCGAGGCGATGTTCCTGTACAACAACGGAACGCTCATCTACCCCGATATTTCGTCCAAGCATTTTTCGAAGACTTCAGACTACTCGAACAGCATCGCCAGTCCATTTGAAAAAATGCTTTTCCGCGAAGAGGTCAATACCGCCATGCCGCAGCCGGCAAACCTCACGCGCTCCGCTCGTCAGCTGCGATTTTCATTCGATTCAATCGACGACCAGATCCAGAACATCCTGGGACTGGTTCGCATTGCTTACAAGACCAAAGACTACGACGAAGCGCTCCGTCTTTTGAATATCCTCGAGGAGCACCCACACCAGCAGGGCTACCTCCATTCAGACTTGACCCGCTCCGTCAACTTGCTGCACTTTGAAATTCTCGTCGCACAAAAGAAGCACAAAGAAGCCGAAGACTACACGATTGCAGTCTTAAACCAGTTTTTGCAGAGCGAGAACATCGAGAACCTCCCTTCGGCAAAGTTCTTCTTCGAAACCGCATTTACCCAGATTCTTTCTTTTGAAAACTTAAGCCAGGAAAAACGCGAAGCGTTCTGGAATTTGCGCGAGAACTTCAACCGCCAGCTCGGCTACATGGACATTTTCTTTAGCAACAAGGATATCGTCCAAGCACTCTTGAACAAGGAAACGACTTCCAAGAGCGGCATCGACATCATGAGCGACAACAAGTCGACGTTCATCAAGATGAGCTACCCGATCCTCTCAGGCGACCAGGTGGTGCTAGCCAAGGTAAACATCGATGAATACCGCGAGCGCATGCGTTCCAAGCTCAAGACTTCGGCTCAAGGGTGGAAAAACATCCCTTACTCCATTACCGAAGGTTCTGACAAGACACTTATCCTCGGCCATGTTTCGGACAGTTCCGCCGTGATGGCTCAGATCATTTTAGACAAAGTCATTTCTTGGAATTTGACCTTATACGAAAAAGGTCTCAGCGAAATCAAGAAAGAAACGCGCAAGCGCATGTTCCTCATGTATGGGCTTTTGTCGTTCTCGCTGATTACAGTGTTGCTCGGTTCCATCGTGATGTTCCGATTCCTCACGCAAGAACACAAGCTCCTTGCCATGAAGGCGAACTTTCTTTCGAGCATTTCGCATGAACTCAAGACCCCGCTTACCTCCATCAAGATGTTTGCCGAAATGATGGCTCGCGGACGAGTCCAAAAAGTCGAGAAGGTGCAGGAATATTCGGGTCTTATCGGCAAGGAAGCGACACGTCTGGAAAACTTGATAGGCGCCATTTTGAACTACACACGCATGGAACACGGCAAAGGCGGTTTCCATTGGGAAAAGCTCGACTTTTCCGCCTGCGTGCAGAAAGTTTTCGATAACGTTGAAGACATTGGCGTCGAAAAAGGACTTTTATTCCATACAAAACTTGAGCCGAACCTATTTGTCATTGGCGATTATACAGCCCTTTACAGCTTGGTTCAAAACTTGATTGAAAATGCGATCAAATACACTAACGCTCCGGGCGATATTACCATAACGGTCGCCCCCGACGAAGACAGAGTCGTTTTCTCCGTGGCGGATACCGGTATAGGCATCCCGTCTTCGGAACAAAAAAATATATTTAATGATTTTTATAGAGTCGGTGACGAAATGACCCGCAGCACAAAAGGCTCCGGACTTGGGCTAGCCATCGTGAAACGCGTGGCAGAAACACACAAGGCAACCATTTCTCTCACCAGTAAACCCGGCAAAGGTTCCACCTTCACCGTACGATTCAAAAAGGCAGAATGA
- the thiC gene encoding phosphomethylpyrimidine synthase ThiC, which translates to MSESNGFFKPFPQSRKIYVPGKIFPDLKVAMREISLDDPKCPVLPVYDTSGAYGDPDKTIDVKKGLERIREPWIRERLEKDGAHKTQMQYAREGVITREMEYVAIRENQKMDEIFGSNGDAITPEFVRKELAEGRAIIPANVNHPECEPMIIGRNFLTKINSNIGNSSVASSIEQEVEKMVWSVHWGADTVMDLSTGKDIHETREWILRNSPVPIGTVPMYQALEKVNGIADDLTWEVFRDTLIEQAEQGVDYFTIHAGLLLKYIPFALERTTGIVSRGGSIIARWCMVHKQENFLYTHFDEICDILAKYDVCVSLGDGLRPGSIADANDMAQFSELDTLGELTEIAWKKGVQVIIEGPGHVPMHKIRENMDRQIEMCHNAPFYTLGPLTTDIAPGYDHITSAIGAAMIGWFGTAMLCYVTPKEHLGLPDKNDVREGVVTYKLAAHAADLAKGHFAAHFRDDALSRARFSFRWNDQFALSLDPERAVEFHDETLPGNNAKSSHFCSMCGPKFCSMRISKDIQEYVKTGKLDPNSDPLK; encoded by the coding sequence ATGTCTGAATCCAACGGCTTCTTCAAGCCTTTTCCGCAGTCTCGCAAGATTTATGTCCCCGGCAAGATTTTCCCGGATTTGAAAGTCGCCATGCGCGAAATTTCGCTCGACGACCCGAAATGCCCTGTGCTCCCTGTTTACGATACGAGTGGCGCTTATGGCGACCCCGACAAGACAATTGATGTAAAGAAAGGACTTGAACGCATCCGTGAACCGTGGATCCGCGAACGCCTGGAAAAAGACGGCGCCCACAAGACTCAGATGCAGTACGCCCGCGAAGGCGTCATCACTCGCGAAATGGAATACGTTGCCATCCGCGAAAACCAGAAGATGGACGAAATTTTTGGCAGCAACGGTGATGCCATCACACCGGAATTCGTGCGCAAGGAACTCGCCGAAGGCCGCGCCATCATCCCTGCCAACGTGAACCACCCGGAATGCGAACCGATGATTATCGGTCGCAACTTCCTCACAAAGATCAATTCCAACATCGGGAACTCTTCTGTCGCTTCTTCTATTGAACAGGAAGTCGAAAAGATGGTTTGGTCCGTGCACTGGGGTGCCGATACGGTGATGGACCTCTCGACCGGCAAGGACATTCACGAAACGCGCGAATGGATTTTGCGCAACAGCCCGGTACCTATAGGAACCGTGCCGATGTACCAGGCACTCGAAAAGGTAAACGGCATCGCTGACGACCTCACGTGGGAAGTGTTCCGCGATACGCTTATTGAACAGGCCGAACAGGGCGTCGACTACTTTACGATCCACGCAGGACTTTTGCTCAAGTACATTCCGTTTGCCTTGGAACGCACGACAGGCATCGTGAGCCGTGGCGGTTCTATCATCGCCCGCTGGTGCATGGTCCACAAGCAAGAGAACTTCCTCTACACGCACTTCGACGAAATATGCGACATTCTCGCGAAGTACGACGTTTGCGTTTCTTTGGGCGATGGTCTTCGTCCGGGTTCCATTGCAGATGCAAACGACATGGCACAGTTCTCCGAACTCGATACGCTCGGCGAACTCACCGAAATCGCATGGAAGAAGGGCGTTCAGGTCATCATTGAAGGTCCGGGTCACGTGCCGATGCACAAGATTCGTGAAAACATGGACCGCCAGATTGAAATGTGCCACAACGCACCGTTCTACACGCTTGGCCCTCTCACGACAGATATCGCTCCAGGTTACGACCACATCACATCCGCCATCGGTGCAGCCATGATTGGCTGGTTCGGTACCGCCATGCTCTGCTACGTGACGCCGAAGGAACACTTGGGCCTCCCGGACAAGAACGACGTGCGTGAAGGCGTGGTGACATACAAGCTCGCCGCCCATGCCGCAGACCTTGCCAAGGGCCACTTTGCAGCGCACTTCCGCGATGACGCGCTTTCACGCGCCCGTTTCAGCTTCCGCTGGAACGACCAGTTCGCGCTTTCGCTCGACCCAGAACGCGCCGTAGAATTCCACGATGAAACGCTCCCGGGCAACAACGCAAAGTCCTCGCACTTCTGCTCGATGTGCGGTCCGAAGTTCTGCTCGATGCGCATTTCTAAAGACATTCAGGAATACGTAAAAACCGGCAAGCTCGACCCGAATAGCGACCCGCTGAAGTAA